CTGCAGGCTACAAGCCTGTGTCCAGCTGTTCCTCTGCTCTTGTCTCTGCAAGAGCACCCATCAGCAAGGCCTTCAGAGGGACCTTTTGGTctgtgcagggatgggagagAGCCCAAGGGGGATGTTGGCTTGGTGGAATGGCTGGCACACAAAACTGTCCCATGTTCAGGCCTGGTGTCTCAGCTTAGTTTCCCAAAATCTCCTTTTCTTGAGACtctccaggtggcttttgaaggttTCCAAGCATTTGGACTCCATAACCTCTTGGGCAAGGTGTGCCAGTGCTATGACCCATGATGCAATTATCTTTACAATGGCTTCTCTGTGCATGTCTTTCTATTGCAACAAGAAATTATGGCCCCTGTGGAATCAGAGGTGGAGTTTGTCGTCCAGGGGGCTGCCGGTTCCCTGAAAGGCGTAATGGGAGATGTTCACTTATCGTTCCTTGCTGCAGCAGGTAAGATCCTGGCTGCAGAAAGGGATTCCTCCTTTGTCCATTGAAATGATTGTTACGGTACTCTTCCTATTCCACACCTAACCATCAGCATCAGAATGCGCTCCGCAGGAGAGGCCCAGAAAGGAAGGGGATTGTGGGTTCGGATGTGTGGGTTCAGCCCTGTGTGGGGCTGAAGGACCCTAAGCTTAGCCAGCACCTCCCCATTCTGCTCAGCCACACAAGGCTTGCCCAGCCTTTGTGGAGGACTCTCCCATGCTGGCAAAGGGTTGTGGTTACCTTTTGGAGATGGTCAGGGACACGGTCCTGTTCTTGATGCTTCTGCAAAGACTTGGAGTCAGGGCTACCAGCACTAAGGAGGGCACAGTTCTAAGCCCTCAGCAGTAAGGCCATGAGTTCACCTCTGGGCATTTGACTCTTATGTCTCAAGACTCGTTTGTCcttggggaggaggtgggagagagTGGGAGAGAGACAAAAGGGAGAAGTTTCAAGGAGGTGATAaggtttctgttttctctgtacaGGACATGGTTTTGATGCCCTGAATTCTGTGAGCAGGATGTCCCCCTCGCTTCTCGCTCCTGGAAACAGCTCCTGACgtcctctccccatcccacctctgTAGTCTCCCCGTGGAGTGCCCGTGGGAGTGGAagcactgctcctgctgggTGCGAGGGCACCCGtgtgctggagctgcttttCCCCGCTCGAATAAAAGCGTGCAGATTGGCATTGCAGCTGGTGGGAAGCGTGAGCGTGTCCTTGTGCCAGAGGGTGCCCAGGGATGCTGTTCCCCACCAGCGCTGTGGGGACGCCGGGGCTGGCAGTccctgtggggccaggctgTTTGCTGCGGGTGAGGAAGGCGCTGTGCAGGTGCTGACTGCTGGGGAGGGCGAGCGGGAgccctgtgctggtgctgccggGCACGGGCGGCCATTGTCCCGGGCAGCCACGGGCCCAGCAGCGCTGGCTGTGTGTAGAGCGCTGTGCTGGGCAGTGTACTTCCACGTCAATCTCTTTCTGTTGTGTGTAGCAGTCTCTTCATTGGATGAGTGCTCAACCCATGTTTCCACGAGTGCCGAGGACTTACTGTCCTGCTTCTTGGTGGGAAAGAAGTGATCTTGTATGCTATGGTGTTGCTGTCTGTGCCAAAGGGGACGTGGACTGTGCTCTAAGAGGAGGGATCAGACTGCACATTGGTGTTTGCCCATGTGTGTGTGAGCTCTGAAAATTCACCCTCAACCTTATTGGTGCTGTTTTGGAGGCTTCCACCACCCTTTCAGTAGCCTCTTCTCATCCCCAAGGGCTTGATGAGTTCCTGCAGTTCCAAGGGTCCCGTTCCCAGGGTCCTAGGGAAAGAATGAGGCTGGCATGAGAACAGATAGTGCTGCTGCACAGTATAGACAGTGGCTGGGCTGTCAGCAGCAATGGTGCGAGATTTTTGAGGACATCAGCTTGCTGCCGCTCCAGCATCAGCTCCCAGGCTGAGCGGTGCAGCACTGGGGACCCAGGGGTGTTCCTGTGCCCTTGGGCTGCCTGTCCTCCCCTTTCTTCAACAGCCACGGGAAATTTTCCAATGGGAATCTGGGTGAGGTTTATGGCACTTGGATGGGAGATGCCCACTACCATCCCACAGCAGCCTGCGGGAGAAGCTGCTGACACCTCAGGATATCTGgccaagaaacattttttcctgtcctcCCCCTGTCAGAGAGGACAAGGAATCGCTTTCCTCCTCTGACAGCTCTGAGAAGGATTCCCAGGCCTTCAGCCCTGGGTCTTGTGTCATCCCACCTTGCAAAAGAGatgtttgctgctgtggtttgcTGGACGCATCTCGGGACACACACACTGCGTCCTTTGTCTTTGGAAACTGGCACCAAACTGCTGCCATACCACAAAAAGGAACTACTCTTTAAGAAGCTGTCCTAGCAAAACTGTTTCTTCTGGGTCTTCTGATGGACATGGCCCCTCTGTCCATCCAGAACCTGCCTAGACACCTAATCTGCTTCACAGGTAATCTATTCACCCGCTTAAAGTTTGCTGGTGAGCACACCCTGCACCCCCCCACACCTGTTGTGGGGCACACGCAGACACTCAGTGACCACAgaccctgctccagctgccagtGTGGAGCCCGCCCTCGCCTCCCTCACGCCGGTCCCCCAGCAGCTGGTTTGGGGGCACACACCGCTCCTGCCCCATGGCGGGGGGTAGCAGGCCCTGCTGGATCCAGGACCTGATGGCAGGACCCCTCTgactccagcagctggcaccgCAGTAACCACGGGGCCTGCACCCGCGGCCTGACTCCGGCAGCCGGCCCTAAATTCACTCACGCACACCCCCAGGTCTCACCGGTCCTGGCAGGCACACACACGGGAGAGAGAGTGCAAATAAGCAGACAGAgttaagaaaagatttaatgagGAAATATAAGAAGATTGGATAGAGTGCAGTCATCAGGCACAGGGCTCGGTCAGAGAAGCGTACTGACCGGCCCCATTTTACACACAACCGGCCCTTTTATAcccttttctccccatccccCATTTTTATCTCCtacttccccttcccctgcacacCCCACggctttgcagagctctgcagcttctgcaCTGGAGGCCCTGGAACTTTAAAGGCCCTGGGGcgtgcccagagcagggctacgaagctggtgaagggcctggagcacaagtcctgtgaggagcggctgagggcaccaggggtgtttggtctggagaagaggaggctcaggggaaaccttattgctctctgcaactgcctgaaaggtgtggggagctgggggtcggcctcttctcacaggtaactagtgataggactagagggaatggcctcaagttgtgccaggggaggttcaggttggaagtgaggagacatttcttctcagaaggagcagtcaggcattgggatgggttgcccagggaggtggtggagtcaccatccctgggggtgttcagggaaaggttggacgtggtgcttggggacatggttcagtgggtgacattggtggtagggggatggttggaccagatgatcttggaggtctcttccaaacttaatgattctgtgaatctacACTCTCCCTTGCCCAGGGACCCTTGGCTCACACCTTATCAGCAGTAAGGTTCAGCCTTTCTGGAAGCGGTGCCTGTAGCTCATTAGCCCACCAATTAGTGCAGCTGGGAGGGTTGTTTCTGGTGATTACCCCTCAGATTAGAAGTCCTCCATCAGATAACCCTACTGGAATGAACGTTGCCACATTCTCAGCACCAGAGAGACCTAGGAATAACAAAAAGTGTTCAATGGACGACCACCAAGGTGCTGCCAGGCCCGGAGCCCccgtgctgtgaggagaggctgcgagagctggggctgctcggcctggagcagaggaggctccgggggagcTCCCCCATGGCCGTCAGGACCCGCAGGGAGGTGCGGAGAGGCCGGAGCCGGGCTGTGCTCGGCGGTGCCCAGGGCCGGGCCCAGAGGCCCCGGGCCCAGCCcggagccccggcggctccccctgcccctcaggcagcaccgctgggccgggcgggtgccggagccctggcacaggctgccccgagaggggccgggggctgctccttgGAGAGCTCCCCGAGCCcagggatgtggggctgggcaccctgctggggggggccctgctTTAGCAGAAAGGAACCTCcagaggtttcttccaacctcaaccgcAACTGTAACCAACTGCCTCCCTTTCTTATTGTCCGTTGTTGCATTGGAAAAGGCCTTGATGATTACCCATAGAGGAACTGACACTCTCCTCTATACACCCTTTGCAGTTATCTTGCCTTTATGACTTGACATCTCTGTGGTGTGCAAAGAGACCAACCTCTACTACCAAAACTCCCAATAGGTATACCCTTGGAGTCAGGGGACCAGAAAAGCTCTTCCAAACACCTTGAGAGGCAATCACTGAGTTGGATGtgcagcacagctccctccTTCCATACAAGGGCTGCCCCTTGTCCCAAGGTATGGCTGCAGAAGCCATGATTATATTagtggtttatttatttacctggAATGGGTTGGGAGCAGATGCAGACGGACTGGGTTGGTTGGTTTACTGACCTTAACATGTATCCTGGTGCTACTCTCTATTTGAATAGTCACTAGACAGAAACTGTCATGTTTATCACCTTTGGCATGTCAGGTGCACAGACATCTTGCCACAGGTGAAAGTGTTCTTTCAATGCGTACAGGTGAGAGGGTTTTCAATATTCTGCATGTTCTTGCACATCACATATGAACTGACTGTTTAATCACATGGGAGAACGCAAAGAAGGCAaagaagaattcttttttttttttttttttttttttctgagatcaGACTGCTGCTTGCTGTCTGCACCAACCAATTGCTTTGTACATCCTGAAAAAATTTCAACAAGCCGCTACAGCCCATGTGTCCGCTGTGCACCAGAGTGTCACAAGACGTGTTGCATGAGGATAACGGTGAAGACTGCTGTTGCAATGTTGATCGCCCCCAGCAGGCACCTCAACAGCAGGGAGGGATGAGGAGCAACCCCACCATGCCCATGCCGATGGGTCACTGGCTGATTGGCCAAGGGCAGAGGTAGCAGCACGAAGAAGCCCAGCTCCCACCTGCTATAAAACCAGGGTGTCTGGGCCAAAACAGTACTCCCTGGATGCACATAATTCCTGGTGAACCAAACCCATCATCAGGTAAGTAATTCCAGGGCCTCTTTCAGGAAAGATGCCGTTCAGTCTCTCTGCAAATCCATCTTCCTGGAACCATCTAAATTGCAAACTGTTGGAAGAATCTGTGAATATAAACAAGAACTAGAGGAggctgggaaagaaaataaacattcataTGAGTATTGGAGCCCAGAGCGTTTGGAAGCTGGAGTTGGGGTTTCCTAACTGCAGGGGAGACTGGTAAGGTGCCTTGATGCTGGAGGAGACACCCAACGTCTTCTGTtctggggggagcagggactTTACGGGGCAAAGTTCAGgtagcaaaatatattttccatcttttcaggCTTCAGTCAACTCAAAAGGTTGAATTGTGTTACTGTTTCTGGTCACCAAGAATTTCCTGCCTTCTTGCTCCTCCCCGGGGCTCGGCTGCATGGAGCGCTGGCAGTAAATGTGAGGCTGGGGAGTTTTCTTATTGCTGAGAAACCTGGGAATTAACGTGAGTTGAGGTGGTACAGTCCCTAACTGAGCCAGGATGACCTTCCTGAGCCTGGGGAAGCAGAGGTGATGGGGCAGGGTGGTTTCAGTGGCCAGCTGTGGACCACCTGAGGTGTATAGCACCAACTAGCCCTTCATATAGTGTGGCATCTCCAGGTGCAAACATTTCTCTGACTTCCAGAGCCTGGATCTTGTATTGACCTAACTATTGGAATTGCACTGACTATTGACACAAGCATCTCCTGATGTGTAAACCATCTCTGCTTTGGCATTTGATTaagaagagacagaagtgaGAGAACAAATGCACTAGTGGTACTTCTGACCTGCTGACTGTGCTAGAAAGTATATCTCGTGTTACCCCTTGATTCTGTATCGcaggaaaattatttaattctgCTCAGGAGACAAACATGCCCTGTGAAAGTCCTGAGGGactataaatattaaaagtaatttttctttccttataaTCTGAGTTTCAGTAGATGCTGTCCTGAATAAACATGAGTCTTCTAGTCTGTGTTTTGGGGAAAACACCAGGAAGAACTGCGAggaatcattgaatcatagaataggttggaagggaccttaaagatcatctaattccaagccccctgccatgggcagggacaccttccactagacctGATTGCTCAAAGACAGTGAAAAACACTCTAGTTTGTCCAACAGGCTGGTACTTCCCCAAATGCTTCAAGAATATCCATGAACTTGTAATGCTGAGTCCTTATTACCTCCTTTTGTTGGTGATGGTGCTTCTGCCGTTTGGCATGCCATGTGTGCCCAGCCTTCTCCATGCCCTTTCTTTGTTGCCTTGCTGTCTCCCCTCTGCAGCTCCGTGAAGACCTGGGACAGGCGCAAACCATGCGGATCCTGTACCTGCTCTTCCCCTTCATCCTCCTCTTGGTCCAGGGTGCTGCAGGTGAGAAGAGGGCAGTTGGGGTGAGGTGTGAACCCCCACGAGTGGGGTTCTTCATGTTCTGGGAAGTGATTTGCCAGAGATGGGTAACGATTAGGAGGTGTTGGTTCTGATGAACGGCTGGGCTTTTGGGTTTGATGCTTTGTGCACATGGTTGGCTGAGATCCATGGGCAGTATCAGCCCCTCTAGACCCACACACGATTTTTATAGGTATCCCATACTCATGTTCTTTAACTTTTGCTCTGTGCAGGATCCTCCTTGGTTCCAGGAAACAAGCAGCAATGTCATCGAGAAAAGGGCTTCTGTGGATTTCTGAACTGCCCTTTCCCCTTTGGCATCTCAGGGAAATgttcaagatttttcttttgctgcaaaAAGTAAGCTTTGGGATTGGAGATGAAGTTGGGCTGCGACTGTGATAGCAGAAATAGCTGCTGTTGTGTTTAAGCCCCAAGCCTCGCTACTGGCTTTGTGCTATACATGCTCCAGGGCAGAAACCAGGGGAGGTGGAAGGATCTAGGAAAGGAGAAGGTGCCCTGTGAGGGGCAGGTGGAGCCATAAGTCAGACAGCACCTTCCCCGTTCCCCTCAGCTCCATGGGGCTGCCTGACCTGGGGGCTTTCAGAAATCCTTCCCTGGGCTAGAAAAGAATGAAGGCTGTCCTGTAGGTAGTGTGAAGCTGAGGAACCACTCCCTCCTCTGCAAATCCTTGGAAACAAGGTTGCAAACAAGCCATCTGCAATACAAACTGATTATCTGCATTGGGATTAGTCTTAATATGTCATTGCCATTGTTATCCAGGAGAAGTGATATGCACAGGGAGataaaaaaagaagggaaacagaataaaagcagaTGACTTCAAAGCatgctttctttctgcagattATTCGGTTGAACAGCTGGACTTTCAAAGCAGGATGTCCCCCTCGCTTCTCGCTCCTGGAAACAGCTCCTGACGTCCTCTCCCCTTCCCGCCCCTGCAGTCTCCCCGTGCAGTGCCCGTGGGAGTGGAagcactgctcctgctgggTGCGAGGGCACCCGTGTGCTGGAGACATCCTGCCCCAGGCCTGCTGCCATTTGGCCAGAGGCTGCTTTTCCGCGCTCGAATAAAGGCGTGCAGTTTGGCATTGCAGCTGGTGGGAAGTGTGAGCGTGTCCTTGTGCCAGAGGGTGCCCAGGGGTGCTGTTCCCCACCAGCACCGTGGGGATGCCGGGGCTGGCAGTccctgtggggccaggctgTTTGCTGCGGGTGAGGAAGGCGCTGTGTGGGCGCTGCCTGTTGGGGAGGGTGAGCACGGGCATCCCTTATCCCAGGCAGCCACAAGTGCCAGCAGCGTGAAGAGGGCTGTGCCTTGCTGGGCACGGCCAGGGCTGCCCATCTGACCCCATCTGTTGGCCCTACAGGTCCCACCACACAGCGGGATGGGACCCACATCTCCCTCAtcagctgccagccccacagAACCCAGCCTTCTCTCAGCCCCACATCCCTTCTGGAGGGGTCTGATCCCCCAGGCGGCACACAAGGAGTCCTTTATAGTTCTTGGAGGGAATATCATACAATCctagaatggctcaggttggaagggatcttaaagatcacccagttccaaccccctgccatcagcagggatgccacccactagatcaggttgctcacagcctcatccaacctggccttgaacacctccagggatggggcatccacaacctctctgagcaacctgttttggtgcctcaccatcctctgagtgaaggatttcctCCTCACCTCTAATGAAAATCTCCCCTCAAGCAAGGGCCAAGGCAAAGGGCTCGAGCTTAAAAGAAGTCCTCCAATGATGTTTGGGAGGGTCCTGCTTatcacagctgtttctcatgcAGCACTGTGATTCAACGCCATGTAGCAGCTCCACGTGAATCCTGGCTTTGAAAACAGGCAGCTGAACCTCGTAAAGGGGTGGGATGAGCACATACCATTCCCTGTGTCTCTCCTGAGATGGCAACCCTGTACCTGGGGGCCCCAGGGCTTGGTACTTTCCCTAGGAGGGACTTTCAGTCTTGTCAAGATGGGAAGGAAGTGCTTCTCTATGTTGTACTTGATGATATGTATGAGTCTGCTTTCCTACTGTATTCAAAAAGCAGACTTGTCTCAAGATAAAGGTTGAAGCtcaaaaaatcaccaaaaagaAGTTTCTGCTTGAATTGAACTCTAGGGAAACCTTGACAGCTGGTGCCTGGCTGCCCACCAACTCCTCCTGCGTTGTGAAATAACCACGATTCTTGTCCTTCATGTTCATGGTGTGTGCTTTGTCCGCAGACCTAACCATGGAAGGTTACCTTGTGGAGCAGTGCTGCTCAAGAGAATATAAGCACTTTGGACAAGCTTATGTAGTTCAGGCAGAACTGcaggggggaagaaagaagtcaagccaagaagaaatatttcGATACCAAATATGATGTGATCTGTGCAGTACGTACTGCTTGAACACCTACATTTCTAGTGCCATCTGATATTGCTCTTGGACTCCGTGTGCTGTTGTAGAAGAGTGAAGGTCTCTTGCAAGTCCTGTCCGTTGCACACCTGTAATTCTAAATGTTGTAAGTAAGGTTTAAGGATCTTATCTGTGCGGTGTGTTAACTGCGTTGAACGCTCTTTAGCGTAGGAAGTTGTAGCAGAAACAGCAAGCTAGATGTTGCTTTTTCATATTGTATTTGGTCTAATAATGAATACAGCATAATTATCCTGCTTATCTGCTGGTTAAAtagtaaaaactgtttttttataAGACAATTCCTTTCCACTGTTGCATTTCTCAGCACCTGTTATGGTGACTACTGAAATCACCCTGATGCTTTCAGACAGTTTcacagctttgtttctgttctggtgtctttttttccccgttAATACAGAGCACTGGGCTTGCTTTCATCCACAGCAGCGTGGCCATcagggcaagggaggggattttccccctctcctctgtttgtttgtttgttttgggggggggggggttattgcaagacaaagagaattttttgcttcttttcatttcccatACGTGCTTCCTAGCACGTGTTACAAGGCCAAtggggggaaaaggagaaaggaatcCTTGTCCTATTTAAGGGTTGCCCTAGTCACCATGCTACCCGAATTTGGCATGACAGTCCCTGCCTTTGGCTACGATACGgaaatgatgggaaaaaaaatcaggatatgAATTTTTATATCACTACATAAGAAATTGTGCTACAGAGGATTAGAAGTCAGATGGGACACCTGAGGATAAGATTGTTCCCACCTAAGAAGTGCAAAGAAAGTCACGGGACGTGTAAGTGCTGTGTTTTTGGCGCACAAACAAAATCACCTCCTGAGCAGCGTTTCAGAAATGTATGTATCCCAGTTAAGAACTGGAGGCAGCGTGTCATGGGGTGGCAGAGGAACTAATGAAGAGAGACAGGCATAAGCTATAATTCTCCAGCTATTGGCTTTTATGCATCTTCTCAGAGGGAcaggtgaaaaataaaaggcaaaacttGCACCTTTTGCTGTGAAACTGCAGGACAAACAACTTCTGGAGAGCAAAGAAGTGGCTGAACCTGTtgcactgttaaaaaaaaaaaaaaataaggaaataggCCTACATCTTTCCAGGGATGCTCACAggcagcttccagcagccacAGCATTGAGTCCCACGTGCTGATGTTTTAACAGATTGTGGGTCTCtcttttttcagttatttctattcctctttcccaaaagaaaagaaagggtttCTGCATATctttgttcgtttgtttgtttgttttgctttttctgtttgttttgaagaattttGGCATCTGAGTACCTTCCCA
This genomic stretch from Anser cygnoides isolate HZ-2024a breed goose chromosome 3, Taihu_goose_T2T_genome, whole genome shotgun sequence harbors:
- the LOC125184749 gene encoding ostricacin-2, with the protein product MRILYLLFPFILLLVQGAAGSSLVPGNKQQCHREKGFCGFLNCPFPFGISGKCSRFFFCCKK